The following are from one region of the Phycisphaeraceae bacterium genome:
- a CDS encoding PDZ domain-containing protein, translated as MPQSSVVAPRAVRARFSPAGVLAAAAGALAALSSLTLADINPHGGMLRYPDISATHIVFAYGNDLWTVPREGGRASPVASPPGQEQFPKFSPDGKRIAFVGNYEGNRDIYVVTADGGIAERVTHHPGGEVLNDWTDTHGLVFFTSGLAGLGRQTQLFTVDPSGGLPTQLPVPYGAMGAISADGKWLAYTPHTREFRTWKRYRGGMATDIWLFNLETFESRQMTDWEGTDTMPMWAGDTVYYLSDDGPDHRLNLWSYNTRNNQRRQLTRFSEYDIKWPSMGPGPNGRGEIVFQNGSKLYRYDIAEGRSVPVDVFIPGDRPSLRDRTHNVSNQITDWSISPSAKRVAAIARGDVWTLPAENGTPRNLLRDGSTQARSVAWSPDARWLAYISDETGEAEVHLMQSDGSGERRQLTKDSETFYYGLNWSPDSAKVAYTDKAGNMFVVDVESGESTLVDTDGWASPMLPSWSSDSRWMAYSKRDDSGSENTAIYLHDTKDGTTHQVTSGFYNDSSPAFDRDGDFLYFASNRDFSPVYDDMFSGLESPFVYTNTQVLIAVPLRDDVKSPYLPKSDEEEWKKDDEKKGSDADKKPDEKKNGAANVPIEGEWSGTSTGMAAMGMPNDSVAFTMSVTKNADGSYGATTTTDGETMSLTEVKFNAETGEFSAKIPSPVGAVVLKAQLAGSELSGTWEVEGMAVSGKWTASKKGAPTDAKKDAGSPDAKKKAKPVEIDIAGFEARSMQLPLRRGIFRNLEVNSKGELMYVRATSRGIEGGPDIMLFNIKDDKKEEKAVVRGAGSFQMTPDGKKILVPRGSSANIHDASAGATGKAVVTAPMLQTANPRVEWESIIMNAWRVMRDFFYDPTMHGVDWEKVLKDHLAMLPDAVTREDVSFIIQEMISEVNVGHAYYRGGRDNESDVPGINVGMLGADFALENGAYKIAKIYRGADWDADARGPLNQRGIDVKEGDYLLAVNGAPVDTSKDPWAAFRGLAGRAVTLTVSENPTMDDKARQVVVQTIGNEGDLRYREWIETNRRYVHEKSGGKVGYIFVTNTGAQGQNELVRQFFGQAHMDALIIDERWNGGGQMPSRFIDLLKRPATNYWARRDGKDWTSPFRAHNGPKCMLINGLSGSGGDAFPFLFRHHQVGPIIGMRTWGGLVGIGGYPAMVDGSSITAPSFAFYNVDGTWGIEGHGVDPDIVVVDDPAKMVNGGDPQLDRAIEEMLKAIQANPYKRPARPAYPDRSGMGIPESDW; from the coding sequence ATGCCACAGAGTTCAGTCGTTGCTCCCCGCGCCGTGCGCGCTCGTTTCTCGCCAGCGGGGGTGCTCGCCGCCGCCGCGGGCGCGCTCGCGGCGCTCTCGTCGCTCACGCTCGCCGACATCAACCCGCACGGCGGCATGCTGCGCTACCCCGACATCAGCGCGACACACATCGTGTTCGCGTACGGCAACGACCTGTGGACCGTCCCGCGCGAGGGCGGGCGCGCGTCGCCCGTCGCCAGCCCCCCGGGGCAGGAGCAGTTCCCGAAGTTCAGCCCCGACGGCAAGCGGATCGCCTTCGTCGGCAACTACGAGGGCAACCGCGATATCTACGTCGTCACCGCTGACGGCGGCATCGCGGAGCGCGTCACGCACCACCCCGGCGGCGAGGTGCTCAACGACTGGACCGACACCCACGGGCTCGTGTTCTTCACCAGCGGGCTCGCCGGGCTCGGTCGTCAGACCCAGCTCTTCACGGTCGATCCGTCCGGCGGTCTGCCCACGCAGCTGCCCGTGCCCTACGGCGCGATGGGCGCGATCAGCGCCGACGGCAAGTGGCTCGCCTACACGCCGCACACGCGCGAGTTCCGCACCTGGAAGCGCTATCGCGGCGGCATGGCGACCGACATCTGGCTCTTCAACCTCGAGACCTTCGAGTCCAGGCAGATGACCGACTGGGAGGGCACCGACACCATGCCCATGTGGGCCGGCGACACGGTGTATTACCTGTCCGACGACGGCCCGGACCACCGGCTCAACCTCTGGTCCTACAACACGCGCAACAACCAGCGCCGGCAGCTGACGCGCTTCAGCGAGTACGACATCAAGTGGCCCTCGATGGGCCCCGGTCCGAACGGTCGCGGCGAGATCGTGTTCCAGAACGGCTCGAAGCTGTACCGCTACGACATCGCCGAGGGGCGCAGCGTGCCGGTCGATGTGTTCATCCCCGGCGATCGCCCCTCGCTGCGCGACCGCACGCACAATGTCAGCAACCAGATCACCGACTGGAGCATCTCGCCCAGCGCGAAGCGCGTGGCCGCCATCGCGCGCGGCGATGTCTGGACGCTCCCGGCTGAGAACGGCACGCCGCGCAACCTGCTGCGCGACGGCTCCACGCAGGCGCGCAGCGTCGCGTGGAGCCCCGACGCACGCTGGCTCGCGTACATCTCCGACGAGACCGGCGAGGCCGAGGTCCACCTGATGCAGTCCGACGGCTCGGGCGAGAGGCGCCAGCTCACCAAGGACAGCGAGACCTTCTACTACGGGCTCAACTGGTCGCCCGACAGCGCGAAGGTCGCGTACACCGACAAGGCGGGCAACATGTTCGTCGTCGACGTCGAGTCCGGCGAGAGCACGCTCGTCGACACCGACGGCTGGGCGAGCCCGATGCTCCCGAGCTGGTCGAGCGACAGCCGCTGGATGGCGTACTCGAAGCGCGACGACAGCGGCAGCGAGAACACCGCGATCTATCTCCACGACACGAAGGACGGCACGACCCACCAGGTCACCAGCGGGTTCTACAACGATTCGTCGCCGGCCTTCGACCGCGACGGCGACTTCCTCTACTTCGCCTCCAACCGCGACTTCAGCCCGGTGTACGACGACATGTTCAGCGGGCTCGAGTCCCCCTTCGTCTACACGAACACCCAGGTGCTGATCGCGGTCCCCCTGCGCGACGACGTGAAGTCCCCGTACCTCCCCAAGAGCGACGAGGAGGAGTGGAAGAAGGACGACGAGAAGAAGGGCTCCGACGCCGACAAGAAGCCCGACGAGAAGAAGAACGGCGCGGCGAATGTCCCCATCGAGGGCGAGTGGTCCGGGACATCCACCGGCATGGCCGCGATGGGCATGCCCAACGACAGCGTCGCGTTCACGATGTCCGTCACGAAAAACGCCGACGGCTCGTACGGCGCGACGACGACGACCGACGGCGAGACGATGTCCCTGACGGAGGTGAAGTTCAACGCCGAGACGGGCGAGTTCAGCGCGAAGATCCCCTCGCCCGTCGGCGCGGTCGTGCTCAAGGCGCAGCTCGCCGGCTCGGAGCTGAGCGGGACCTGGGAGGTCGAGGGCATGGCGGTCTCGGGCAAGTGGACCGCTTCGAAGAAGGGCGCGCCGACCGACGCGAAGAAGGACGCCGGCTCGCCCGACGCCAAGAAGAAGGCCAAGCCCGTCGAGATCGACATCGCCGGGTTCGAGGCGCGCTCGATGCAGCTCCCTCTCCGGCGCGGCATCTTCCGCAACCTGGAGGTGAACTCCAAGGGCGAGCTCATGTATGTCCGCGCCACCTCGCGCGGCATCGAGGGCGGTCCCGACATCATGCTCTTCAACATCAAGGACGACAAGAAGGAAGAGAAGGCCGTCGTCCGCGGCGCCGGCTCGTTCCAGATGACCCCCGACGGCAAGAAGATCCTCGTGCCCAGGGGCTCCTCGGCGAACATCCACGACGCGAGCGCCGGGGCGACCGGCAAGGCCGTCGTCACGGCCCCGATGCTCCAGACCGCCAACCCGCGCGTCGAGTGGGAGAGCATCATCATGAACGCGTGGCGCGTCATGCGCGACTTCTTCTACGACCCCACCATGCACGGCGTGGACTGGGAGAAGGTCCTGAAGGACCACCTCGCCATGCTCCCCGACGCCGTCACGCGCGAAGATGTCTCGTTCATCATCCAGGAGATGATCTCCGAGGTGAACGTCGGCCACGCGTACTACCGCGGCGGGCGCGACAACGAGAGCGACGTCCCCGGCATCAACGTCGGCATGCTCGGCGCAGACTTCGCGCTCGAGAACGGCGCGTACAAGATCGCCAAGATCTACCGCGGCGCCGACTGGGACGCCGACGCGCGCGGGCCCCTCAACCAGCGCGGCATCGACGTCAAGGAAGGCGACTACCTCCTCGCGGTCAACGGCGCGCCCGTCGACACCAGCAAGGACCCGTGGGCCGCGTTCCGGGGCCTCGCCGGGCGGGCCGTCACGCTCACCGTCAGCGAGAACCCGACCATGGACGACAAGGCCCGTCAGGTCGTCGTTCAGACCATCGGCAACGAGGGCGACCTGCGCTATCGCGAGTGGATCGAGACCAACCGTCGCTATGTGCACGAGAAGAGCGGCGGGAAGGTCGGCTACATCTTCGTCACCAACACGGGCGCGCAGGGCCAGAACGAGCTGGTCCGTCAGTTCTTCGGCCAGGCGCACATGGACGCGCTCATCATTGACGAGCGATGGAACGGCGGCGGGCAGATGCCCTCGCGATTCATCGACCTGCTCAAGCGCCCGGCGACCAACTACTGGGCCCGCCGCGACGGGAAGGACTGGACCAGCCCCTTCCGCGCACACAACGGCCCCAAGTGCATGCTCATCAACGGGCTGTCGGGTTCGGGCGGCGACGCCTTCCCGTTCCTCTTCCGCCATCACCAGGTCGGGCCGATCATCGGCATGCGCACCTGGGGCGGGCTCGTCGGCATCGGCGGATACCCCGCGATGGTCGACGGCTCCAGCATCACCGCGCCGTCCTTCGCCTTCTACAACGTCGACGGGACCTGGGGCATCGAGGGCCACGGCGTCGACCCCGACATCGTGGTCGTCGACGACCCGGCCAAGATGGTCAACGGCGGCGACCCGCAGCTCGATCGAGCCATCGAAGAGATGCTCAAGGCCATCCAGGCCAACCCCTACAAGCGCCCGGCGCGTCCCGCCTACCCCGATCGTTCGGGCATGGGCATCCCCGAGAGCGACTGGTGA
- a CDS encoding carbohydrate porin, whose translation MHPPRARLTVASFALAVCAPGAIGQDGRLTGLELVNVPPDLEGHDYAPRAKPAPDEPRARFSPDDPEREWFGRRPFLTWERFTGDWGGARARLEDAGLSVSSSFLLDWSSAWSGGVSGRATRRTLFDFNLTLDLDRSLGWEGGTVFLDFYSTNKSGGSADIGDFQGFSNIETDRSLDQIAELWFEQVALDGALRFKVGKIEANSEFAFVDSAAHFLNSSAGFSPTIFALPSYPDPAFGVVAQVFPSDSIFLSFGVFDGAAIVDGVRTGTRGPSTFFSDDLSDDYFVIAEGGVGWELGGARTGRFSLGAWRHTGKYDAFDGGTQRGVTGVYAIAEQRLWTRDLAAEDSDRGVYAFGQFGWGDKDVSEAELHLGAGLSTLGTFRTRDDDSAGVYFSWVKLNRDAGFDDDEFVVEVFYRAMVTPAVSLTPDLQIIVNPGGDSSVDTAIVASIRLEIVF comes from the coding sequence ATGCACCCGCCCAGAGCCCGCCTGACAGTCGCATCGTTCGCTCTCGCTGTCTGCGCGCCCGGCGCGATCGGGCAGGACGGGCGCCTCACGGGCCTCGAACTCGTGAATGTCCCCCCGGACCTCGAGGGCCACGACTACGCGCCTCGCGCCAAGCCGGCGCCCGACGAGCCGCGCGCGAGATTCTCTCCCGACGACCCCGAGCGCGAGTGGTTTGGACGACGCCCGTTTCTCACGTGGGAGCGATTCACCGGCGACTGGGGCGGGGCGCGCGCACGGCTCGAAGACGCGGGCCTCTCGGTCTCGTCCTCGTTCCTGCTCGACTGGTCCAGCGCGTGGAGCGGCGGCGTGTCGGGGCGCGCCACGCGGCGCACACTGTTCGACTTCAACCTGACCCTGGACCTCGATCGCTCCCTCGGCTGGGAGGGCGGGACCGTCTTTCTCGATTTCTACTCGACCAACAAGTCCGGCGGCAGCGCGGACATCGGCGACTTCCAGGGATTCTCGAACATCGAGACGGACCGCTCGCTCGACCAGATCGCCGAGCTGTGGTTCGAGCAGGTCGCCCTCGACGGCGCGCTGCGCTTCAAGGTCGGGAAGATCGAGGCGAACAGCGAGTTCGCCTTCGTCGATTCCGCGGCCCACTTCCTGAACTCCTCCGCCGGGTTCTCCCCCACCATCTTCGCCTTGCCGAGCTATCCAGACCCGGCGTTCGGCGTCGTCGCGCAGGTGTTCCCGTCGGACTCGATCTTTCTGTCGTTCGGCGTCTTTGACGGGGCGGCGATTGTCGACGGCGTGCGGACCGGAACGCGCGGGCCGTCAACCTTTTTCTCCGACGACCTCTCCGACGACTATTTCGTCATCGCCGAGGGCGGCGTGGGCTGGGAACTCGGCGGCGCGAGGACAGGCCGGTTCTCGCTGGGCGCATGGCGCCACACCGGGAAATACGACGCCTTCGACGGCGGCACGCAGCGCGGCGTCACCGGCGTCTACGCGATCGCGGAGCAGCGTCTGTGGACGCGCGACCTCGCCGCCGAGGACTCCGATCGCGGCGTGTACGCCTTCGGCCAGTTCGGCTGGGGCGACAAGGACGTGAGCGAGGCGGAGCTGCACCTGGGCGCCGGACTGAGCACGCTCGGGACGTTCCGCACGCGCGACGACGACAGCGCCGGCGTGTACTTCTCGTGGGTGAAGCTCAACCGCGACGCGGGATTCGACGACGACGAGTTCGTGGTCGAGGTCTTCTATCGCGCGATGGTGACCCCGGCGGTCTCGCTCACGCCCGATCTGCAGATCATCGTGAATCCGGGAGGCGATTCGAGCGTCGACACGGCGATCGTCGCGTCGATCCGGCTCGAGATCGTGTTCTGA
- a CDS encoding S46 family peptidase, whose product MRNRFTRVFAAASVALLAGLASNSARADEGMWLLNQPPTRMLKERYGFEPSREWLELVQKASVRLGAGGSGSIVSPDGLVMTNHHVAQGQLAKLSTPDRDIVTNGFYARSRDQELRCPDLEVLSLQNIVDVTRRVKAAATPGMSSAQAEAARRAEIARIEREETEKSGLTSQVVTLYGGGMYHLYQYKRYTDVRLVWAPEEAVGAFGGDVDNFEFPRWCLDATFLRLYEDGRPAKPTHFMRFTLDGVKDGEPVFVTGHPGRTQRGFTVDHLRSLRDRVYPDWMDFIRRREVELTVFASEGPELATQAYNELSSIANGRKGLGGKLVALQDPRNFAKKAQEEAELRSAIASNPQLAQEVGDAFEMIAQAQREYASISDRYNALERWPVGRSELFGHARNIVRLTSERQKPDSERMSAYTESRIPQLELALYSTAPVHRELELNRVASGLGMAADLLGGEDDAVRTLLGGVSASDRARELVDGTRLFEVSYRRGLVEGGVEAVRNSEDPMIRLALAIEDEARAVRSRYEDSVEAAERAAYGKLAAARFAAFGENVYPDATFTLRLSTGRVKGYDQEGVDLTFATDIAGMFARHEQKGGAEPFSLPRRWLASRDTLNLKTPFNIVSTNDIIGGNSGSPLINRDGRVVGLIFDGNRYSFAWDTIFSAERGRAVSVDVRAIVEALRKVYDAGPLVEELVGR is encoded by the coding sequence ATGAGAAACAGGTTCACCCGTGTGTTCGCCGCCGCGTCCGTCGCTCTGCTTGCCGGTCTTGCGTCCAACAGCGCTCGCGCCGACGAGGGCATGTGGCTGCTCAACCAGCCCCCGACGAGGATGCTCAAGGAGCGGTACGGCTTCGAGCCGAGCCGCGAGTGGCTCGAACTGGTGCAGAAGGCGTCGGTGCGACTCGGCGCTGGCGGGTCGGGCTCGATCGTTTCGCCCGACGGGCTGGTGATGACGAATCACCACGTCGCGCAGGGTCAGCTCGCGAAGCTGAGCACGCCCGATCGCGACATCGTGACCAACGGCTTCTACGCGAGGTCGCGCGACCAGGAGCTCCGCTGCCCCGATCTCGAGGTGTTGAGTCTGCAGAACATCGTCGATGTGACGCGCCGTGTGAAGGCCGCCGCGACGCCGGGCATGAGCAGCGCACAGGCCGAAGCGGCTCGTCGTGCCGAGATCGCTCGGATCGAGCGCGAGGAAACCGAGAAATCCGGGCTCACGAGCCAGGTCGTCACGCTCTACGGCGGCGGGATGTATCACCTCTACCAGTACAAGCGCTACACCGATGTCCGACTCGTCTGGGCGCCCGAGGAAGCGGTCGGCGCCTTCGGCGGCGACGTCGACAATTTCGAGTTCCCGCGATGGTGCCTCGACGCCACGTTCCTGCGACTCTATGAGGACGGCAGGCCCGCGAAGCCGACGCACTTCATGCGATTCACGCTCGACGGCGTGAAGGACGGCGAGCCGGTGTTCGTCACCGGCCACCCGGGGCGCACGCAGCGCGGGTTCACTGTGGATCACCTGAGATCGCTGCGCGACCGTGTCTACCCGGACTGGATGGATTTCATCCGCCGACGCGAGGTCGAGCTGACCGTCTTCGCCAGCGAAGGGCCCGAGCTCGCGACGCAGGCGTACAACGAGCTTTCCAGCATCGCGAACGGGCGCAAGGGGCTCGGCGGGAAGCTGGTCGCGCTGCAGGACCCGCGCAACTTCGCCAAGAAGGCGCAGGAAGAGGCCGAGCTGCGATCGGCGATCGCGTCCAACCCACAGCTCGCCCAGGAGGTGGGCGACGCGTTCGAGATGATCGCGCAGGCGCAGCGAGAGTACGCATCGATCTCGGACCGATACAACGCGCTCGAGCGCTGGCCGGTGGGCAGGTCCGAGCTGTTCGGCCACGCGAGGAACATCGTGCGACTCACTTCCGAGCGTCAGAAGCCCGACAGCGAGCGGATGAGCGCGTACACCGAGAGCCGCATCCCCCAGCTCGAGCTGGCGCTGTACTCGACCGCGCCCGTCCACCGGGAACTCGAGCTCAACCGAGTGGCGAGCGGGCTTGGCATGGCCGCCGATCTGCTGGGCGGCGAGGACGACGCGGTGCGGACCCTCCTCGGCGGCGTCAGCGCGTCGGACCGTGCGCGAGAGCTGGTCGACGGCACGCGCCTCTTCGAGGTTTCCTACCGGCGCGGGCTGGTCGAGGGCGGAGTCGAGGCGGTCCGGAACAGCGAAGACCCGATGATCCGGCTGGCTCTTGCGATCGAGGACGAGGCGCGAGCTGTCCGGTCTCGCTACGAGGACTCGGTCGAAGCGGCGGAGCGTGCCGCGTACGGCAAACTCGCCGCCGCCCGGTTCGCGGCGTTCGGCGAGAATGTCTATCCCGACGCGACCTTCACGCTTCGTTTGTCGACCGGTCGCGTGAAGGGATACGACCAGGAGGGCGTCGATCTCACGTTCGCGACGGATATCGCCGGCATGTTCGCCAGGCACGAGCAGAAGGGAGGCGCCGAGCCGTTCTCGCTCCCTCGCAGGTGGCTCGCGTCGCGCGACACCCTCAACCTGAAGACGCCCTTCAACATCGTCTCGACCAACGACATCATCGGCGGCAACTCGGGCAGCCCGCTCATTAACCGAGACGGGCGCGTCGTCGGGTTGATCTTCGACGGCAACCGATACTCGTTCGCGTGGGACACGATCTTCTCAGCCGAGCGTGGCAGGGCGGTCTCGGTCGATGTGCGAGCGATCGTCGAGGCGCTTCGCAAGGTGTATGACGCGGGACCGCTCGTGGAAGAGCTGGTCGGTCGGTGA